In one Brassica oleracea var. oleracea cultivar TO1000 chromosome C9, BOL, whole genome shotgun sequence genomic region, the following are encoded:
- the LOC106318906 gene encoding LOW QUALITY PROTEIN: protein AIG1 (The sequence of the model RefSeq protein was modified relative to this genomic sequence to represent the inferred CDS: inserted 1 base in 1 codon): MSFGIFRLETMSWESNGVNVEVDWKPERTLVLLGRTGNGKSATGNSILGETKFLSKTRGRFITKECXLHTSMQPNGQRINVIDTPGLFSASSTPDFTIREIVRCLRLAKDGIDAVILVFSVRNWLTEEEQLTLRTLKILFGSQIVDYMIVVFTNGEAFDDGDTLDDYLDDCPEFQDILKECDDRKVLFDNRRNIPKSKKDKQVQDLLNFVEQISKKNNGKPFMADLSLELRENEATLEEKQKQIQAMKGQSKQEIAQVKKEMEKTYNEMLEGIKEKIANQLKESLNDVKEQLAKAQVAREEAEKKMSEMHKLSSDEIKRLRDQLNNAERETARLRRQQRTQKCSVL; the protein is encoded by the exons ATGTCCTTTGGAATTTTCAGATTGGAAACAATGTCTTGGGAATCAAATGGAGTAAATGTGGAAGTTGATTGGAAACCTGAAAGAACTCTAGTCCTGCTTGGTCGGACTGGGAATGGTAAAAGTGCGACTGGAAATAGCATCCTAGGAGAAACAAAGTTCCTGTCAAAAACAAGAGGAAGATTCATTACTAAAGAGT AGCTACATACTTCTATGCAACCAAATGGTCAGAGAATCAATGTTATCGATACTCCTG GTCTGTTCAGTGCTTCCTCGACGCCAGATTTCACCATCAGAGAAATTGTAAGATGCTTACGTCTGGCTAAAGACGGCATAGATGCAGTCATTCTGGTTTTCTCTGTGAGGAACTGGTTAACAGAAGAGG AGCAATTAACACTTCGCACATTAAAGATCCTTTTTGGAAGCCAGATCGTTGACTACATGATTGTGGTTTTCACCAATGGAGAAGCATTCGATGATGGAGATACACTTGATGACTATTTGGATGATTGTCCTGAGTTTCAG GATATTCTCAAAGAGTGTGATGACCGCAAGGTGCTGTTTGACAATAGGCGTAATATCCCAAAAAGCAAGAAAGACAAGCAAGTCCAGGATCTTCTCAACTTCGTGGAGCAAATCTCAAAGAAGAACAATGGAAAACCATTTATGGCTGACTTATCACTTGAGCTAAGG GAGAACGAGGCTACGTTAGAGGAAAAACAAAAGCAGATTCAAGCAATGAAGGGTCAGTCGAAACAAGAGATAGCACAAGTTAAGAAGGAAATGGAGAAAACTTATAACGAAATGCTCGAAGGGATAAAAGAGAAG ATCGCTAACCAACTGAAGGAATCACTGAATGATGTGAAGGAGCAACTAGCTAAGGCACAAGTAGCGAGAGAAGAAGCCGAGAAAAAGATGTCTGAAATGCATAAGCTATCTTCTGATGAGATCAAGAGGCTGAGAGATCAACTCAACAACGCTGAGAGAGAAACCGCTAGATTGCGCAGACAGCAGCGTACACAAAAATGCTCTGTTCTTTAA
- the LOC106318907 gene encoding agamous-like MADS-box protein AGL11, with protein MAFLHLPILSEIWSIRSTIERYKKASDNTNTHSVQEINAAYYQQESAKLRQQIQTIQNSNRHLMGDSLSALSVKELKQVENRLEKAISRIRSKKHELLLAEIENLQKREIELDNESIYLRTKIAEVERFQHHHHHMVSGTEMTAIEVLASRNYFAHSIMTTGSGSGAGHGCSYSDPDKKIHLG; from the exons ATGGCTTTCCTGCATCTTCCTATTCTTTCTGAGATTTGGAG CATAAGATCAACCATTGAGAGGTACAAGAAGGCTTCTGATAACACCAACACTCACTCTGTACAAGAGATTAATGCAGCG TACTATCAACAAGAATCTGCAAAGCTGAGGCAACAGATCCAAACGATTCAAAATTCCAACAG GCATCTGATGGGAGACTCTTTGAGTGCCTTAAGTGTCAAGGAGCTAAAACAGGTTGAGAATCGCCTTGAGAAAGCCATCTCTAGAATCAGGTCCAAGAAG CATGAGTTGCTTCTAGCTGAAATCGAGAACCTGCAGAAAAGG GAGATTGAGCTTGATAATGAGAGTATCTATCTCCGAACCAAG ATAGCAGAAGTGGAGAGGTTTCAACATCACCACCATCATATGGTTAGTGGTACAGAGATGACAGCAATCGAGGTCTTAGCCTCTCGCAATTACTTTGCTCATAGCATTATGACTACGGGTTCTGGCTCTGGAGCTGGCCATGGATGTTCTTACTCTGATCCCGACAAGAAAATTCATCTTGGATAA
- the LOC106314678 gene encoding uncharacterized protein LOC106314678, translating into MGFDQLITQCMMQCITTVTYSFLINNEVAGNVHPQREIRQGDPLSPYIFILCGEVLSGLCKKEQARGTLAGLKVARNSPNINHLLFADDTMFFTKTDPQCCASLLSILHRYEAVSGQKINTAKSSISFSAKTPQDIRQRVKDHLGIEKAGGVGKYLGLPEHFGRKKIDLFASIVDKIHQKSVSYSSRFLSTAGRATMVQSVLSPIPSFAITCFELPVGLCKQIQSELTRFWWNSKEGEKKICWTSWDKLTLPKQLGGLGFRDIQLFNQALLAKIGWRIITKPECLLARTLLGKYCHSTSFLKVSKPSNGSHGWKRILLGRDLLLKHLGKAIGDGEMPLQDQDLLVSDLLSRETKEWNQALIEKLLPELKEHILSIRPSITGTSDSYIWTQQKSGIYSAKSGYYAAQREKIQSTSTLLDHPNWNWQKYIRNPKLLPKVKFFIWRCAINNLPTGENLQKRGLLTHTLCTKCGEVETLEHILFQCETAKKVWELFPWTVTPDPQDVSPFRSMLQSSFTKVNLPPLGTSANLFAWICWSLWLNRNQLTFENKQVAPIEILSKSIRLLKDWEHAQIKPPQAPNIPPPLFPNQIAASSTTVCFTDAAWNKATNEAGLAWIFTTRSGQEISRGCLYQEHVSSALMADSLAIRAALGHAASLDITIIWLRSDCKGLIQAITTNHRSVELFGVLADIESIISTAFLSFHASFLPRSQNGPADSLAKASLCNKTSPH; encoded by the exons ATGGGGTTTGACCAATTGATCACACAATGCATGATGCAATGCATAACCACAGTTACTTACTCCTTTCTGATTAATAACGAGGTCGCGGGTAATGTGCATCCACAAAGGGAGATCCGTCAGGGAGATCCGCTGTCTCCGTACATCTTCATTCTGTGTGGAGAGGTTCTCTCAGGTCTCTGTAAGAAAGAACAAGCAAGAGGAACATTAGCTGGTCTGAAAGTGGCAAGAAATAGCCCAAACATCAACCACTTACTCTTTGCAGACGACACCATGTTCTTTACAAAAACCGATCCCCAATGCTGCGCTTCACTACTTAGTATACTTCACAGATATGAAGCAGTGTCCGGACAGAAGATAAACACGGCAAAGTCTTCTATCTCCTTCTCTGCAAAGACACCTCAGGACATCAGGCAGAGAGTTAAGGATCATCTCGGAATTGAAAAAGCAGGAGGGGTAGGAAAGTATCTTGGCTTACCTGAGCACTTCGGCAGGAAGAAGATAGATCTCTTTGCTTCCATTGTGGACAAGATCCATCAGAAGTCAGTAAGCTACAGCTCCCGATTCCTCTCCACTGCAGGCAGAGCCACTATGGTACAATCTGTACTATCCCCAATCCCCTCGTTTGCGATAACTTGTTTTGAGCTTCCTGTGGGATTATGCAAACAAATACAATCAGAGTTAACGAGATTCTGGTGGAACTCTAAGGAAGGTGAAAAGAAAATCTGCTGGACTTCATGGGATAAACTGACCTTACCTAAACAACTAGGCGGACTGGGTTTTCGAGATATCCAACTTTTCAATCAGGCGCTGCTAGCGAAAATAGGTTGGAGAATCATCACCAAGCCGGAGTGTCTACTAGCCAGAACCTTGCTAGGTAAATACTGTCACTCCACCTCTTTCCTCAAAGTCTCCAAGCCCTCCAATGGATCACACGGCTGGAAAAGAATCCTCCTTGGAAGAGACCTTCTCCTCAAGCACTTAGGTAAAGCAATAGGGGATGGAGAAA TGCCCCTGCAAGACCAAGATCTTTTGGTGTCGGACCTCCTTTCGAGAGAAACAAAGGAGTGGAACCAAGCTCTTATTGAGAAACTCCTCCCGGAACTGAAGGAACATATTCTCAGCATTCGTCCAAGCATCACTGGTACAAGCGACTCCTACATCTGGACACAGCAGAAATCGGGAATTTATTCAGCAAAATCAGGATATTATGCAGCACAAAGGGAAAAAATCCAATCGACATCTACACTCTTGGATCACCCTAACTGGAATTGGCAAAAGTACATCCGGAACCCAAAGCTGCTCCCTAAAGTGAAGTTCTTTATTTGGAGATGTGCGATAAACAATCTGCCTACTGGAGAGAACCTACAAAAGAGAGGCTTGCTAACTCATACCTTATGCACCAAATGTGGAGAAGTAGAAACTTTGGAGCACATATTGTTCCAATGCGAAACAGCCAAGAAAGTGTGGGAACTCTTCCCCTGGACAGTCACGCCAGATCCTCAAGACGTTTCCCCATTTCGCTCCATGCTCCAATCATCCTTCACCAAGGTAAATCTACCACCTCTGGGTACCTCCGCTAATCTCTTCGCTTGGATATGTTGGAGTTTGTGGCTTAACAGGAATCAGCTTACTTTTGAGAACAAACAAGTAGCCCCAATCGAAATTCTCTCCAAATCCATCCGGCTCCTCAAAGATTGGGAACACGCGCAGATCAAGCCACCCCAAGCCCCCAACATCCCACCGCCACTGTTCCCTAATCAGATCGCTGCGTCTTCAACCACCGTCTGCTTCACCGATGCGGCATGGAACAAAGCTACCAACGAAGCGGGTTTGGCTTGGATTTTCACAACCCGATCAGGACAGGAAATCAGCCGAGGCTGCCTCTATCAGGAACACGTCTCCTCAGCGCTCATGGCGGATTCTCTGGCGATACGGGCTGCTCTAGGACACGCCGCCTCGCTCGACATCACAATAATCTGGCTCAGATCAGACTGCAAAGGGCTTATTCAAGCCATCACCACGAATCATCGCTCGGTTGAACTCTTTGGGGTTCTTGCGGACATTGAATCGATTATCTCTACTGCTTTCCTTTCCTTTCACGCTTCTTTTCTTCCAAGATCACAAAATGGACCTGCTGACTCTCTTGCTAAGGCTTCACTTTGTAACAAAACTTCCCCACACTAA